A part of Candidatus Zixiibacteriota bacterium genomic DNA contains:
- a CDS encoding CBS domain-containing protein, whose protein sequence is MSDKIIGTALTFDDILLVPAKSRVLPKQTDVSTRLVKGIDLNIPIVAAAMDTVCEAELAISLARHGGLGFIHKNLSIEEQSAEVDKVKRSESGMIVNPITLPPNEVIGKALEFMERFSISGIPITEGEKLVGILTNRDLRFHRNLNLKIRDVMTKENLITVPPGTDLEEAKDLLHKNRIEKLLIVDDEGHLKGMITVKD, encoded by the coding sequence ATGAGCGATAAAATCATCGGTACAGCGTTGACATTCGATGATATCCTGCTGGTGCCGGCTAAAAGCAGGGTGCTTCCGAAGCAGACCGATGTCAGCACCCGTCTGGTCAAGGGTATCGATCTGAATATCCCGATCGTGGCGGCCGCCATGGACACCGTCTGCGAGGCGGAGCTGGCGATTTCTTTGGCGCGCCATGGAGGTCTCGGATTTATCCACAAAAACCTATCGATCGAGGAACAGTCGGCCGAGGTCGACAAGGTCAAACGCTCCGAGTCCGGCATGATCGTAAACCCGATCACGTTACCTCCCAATGAGGTGATCGGTAAAGCGCTCGAGTTCATGGAACGTTTCTCGATTTCGGGTATCCCGATCACAGAAGGTGAGAAGCTGGTCGGAATACTGACCAACCGCGATCTCAGGTTTCATCGCAATCTGAATCTCAAGATCCGCGATGTAATGACGAAAGAAAACCTGATCACTGTGCCACCCGGTACGGATTTGGAAGAAGCCAAGGACCTGCTTCATAAAAACAGGATCGAGAAACTGTTGATTGTCGATGACGAGGGTCACCTGAAGGGGATGATCACGGTCAAGGATAT